A single window of Vigna radiata var. radiata cultivar VC1973A chromosome 4, Vradiata_ver6, whole genome shotgun sequence DNA harbors:
- the LOC106758201 gene encoding uncharacterized protein LOC106758201 translates to MSGVKRALRQFTFGSGKTAGRNSSGRITSFHRGGGHKRLQRTVDLKRNTTSSLGVVERIEYDPNRSSDIALVRWLQGVHHHQRRAGSGSGAAACSSKLLALNPAVTNSDSIRGVFALNSMLPRIGTSTREVFLSAFSSKAKGRDTKSELESVSSIGLPRMVVAASRAPFFAPRGKGEKTLEVRNWKRNSDAWAHRNKRRVAVSWQSIAR, encoded by the coding sequence atgtcTGGTGTGAAGAGAGCACTGAGGCAGTTTACGTTCGGAAGCGGCAAGACCGCCGGTCGCAACTCGTCGGGGCGCATAACGTCGTTTCACAGAGGTGGCGGACATAAGCGGCTGCAACGAACCGTAGATCTCAAAAGGAACACCACTTCTTCCTTGGGTGTCGTCGAACGGATCGAGTACGATCCTAACCGTTCCTCCGACATCGCACTCGTTCGCTGGCTACAAGGCGTCCACCACCACCAACGTCGCGCCGGCTCCGGCTCCGGCGCCGCGGCCTGCTCGTCCAAGCTCCTAGCCCTCAATCCCGCTGTCACTAACAGTGACAGCATTCGTGGCGTGTTCGCGCTCAATTCGATGTTGCCGCGCATTGGAACTTCCACTAGAGAGGTTTTCCTGTCTGCGTTCTCGTCCAAGGCCAAGGGACGGGATACGAAATCGGAATTGGAATCGGTTTCTTCGATCGGATTGCCGCGGATGGTGGTTGCCGCCTCGAGAGCTCCGTTCTTCGCGCCACGTGGGAAAGGGGAGAAGACGTTAGAGGTTCGGAATTGGAAAAGGAATAGCGACGCTTGGGCGCATAGGAACAAGCGTAGAGTGGCGGTCTCGTGGCAGAGCATCGCGCGTTGA